ATAGAGACTGTAATAACTCAGAACCTCACTCAAAAAGACtagccagaagatattatttgaaatttttttgattctgtataagtatgcAAGATTTATTCAGCGAATAACCGACGTGGGACTAAATACTTACTTGTAtgaatcctcacatactctctctaTTTAAGCCTTGACGTTCTCGTCAGGTTAAGAGTTCaaattcatttaaatttaatcacaagcaccacgactGAGCTGTAGTCAGCTCCAAtaaatccgtgctgcagtgttcgCTAGTCTACATAGATTATAGGCCaagtccgctctgatactatttgtcacAATCCCGTACCttatccaaaaagactagctagaaagtattgtttggattttttgatcctatataagtactcaagatctacccaacaaataaccgatgtgagactaaacatacgCTCGCACGGTCCTCACaaaaacaccttgtaatttctggAAAAAAAGATCGACGCACCTTGTATTTCAGTTGAAAAACACATTTAGTATTTGTAAGGGCTTCATTTTTTACCACCGTGCAAGAAAATAAACAAGTATGCAAATCATACTTTGACAAATTAGATCCCTCTTTCTTTTAGAAACCATAGTATGCCGTGTTGTATCGTATCAGACGGTACAAAGTGTACCATACCGTATTGTACTGATTCGATAATAGGACCGATGGCGTAGCGAGGGTCGGTACGCTAAAAAAATTTTGTACCATACTAACACtatactagtgtggcaccgatacGGAGTCCGGTACCAGTACGATGGGTCTTGTTTGAAACAACCTCATTCATTGCATTAGTGTCATGTTGAAGAAAATTAGGGCACAATTGATGCAGCACAACATTGCAGAAGCAAGGCAGCAATTTCTATTAGTTGGTTGGAAGGGAGAGGCTTATTAAACTACACAGGTGCAAGTATCAACTCTATTGTGCTGGTGATAGAATGCACCAAATGCTAACACTACCATAACAGGGGAATCATGTGAATTAATCTGCATGGGTCCGGCCATGGGCCTCACCATACCTCCCCACGTCCCCATCATAACACACAGTTTATGCTCCAATAATATGAGCCCCTATCATTCTATCAAACAACAAGCATCATAAATATATGGAGGCCGCCAAGCTCATCTCCGTGTCATTAATCATtacttcctcctcccttcctcctctccctcccgcGATGATCTCGTCatcatctccttcctcttcttcagcgTCCGGTTCACGGAAAAAACCGCGGCCCGGTCCGACCCCCCAGCCCCAGACCAAGTGGCGGACGGGCGCCCAGGAGCGGATCTACGGGCGCCGCCTCCTCGACGCCCTCCGCTCCGCCCGcgtctccgccgccgccggcggggCCCGGGCCGTCAAGGAGGCGGCCGACTCCGCCCTCGCCCTCACCGCCCGGGGACAGTCCCGGTGGAGCCGGGCCATCCTCTTCGGTCGCTGCCGCCGTCGCAAGCTCCTCCTCAAGGCCGGCGGCAAGGTCCGAAGTCGTCGGCAGCCGCGACCGGTCAGGAAGGCCGCATCGCCGGCGCCTCCGCCGCCGGCGCTGAAGGGAAAGAAGGTGAGGGACCGGTTCCGCGTGCTGGCCCGCCTGGTTCCTGGGTGCCGGAAGCTGTCGGCTCCGAGCCTGCTGGAGGAGACGGCCGACTACGTGGCGGCGCTGGAGATGCAGGTCAAGGCGATGCGCGTCCTCGCCGACGCCCTCTCAGCGGCTGCACTCTCCTCTCCGCGGCCGCCCCCCGCTACCCCCGAACCGGAGAATTGAGGGCCGGCCGGCCGGCCGGCCGGCGGGCTTCGCTTTGGATTctaattattattgaataataaaatgaagaagaagaagtagataTGTTGGGGGGAGTAGAATTTATGGAGATATTTTTGTTGGGTTTGTTTTTGTAAATTCTCAGATACTTGTATATGCTGCATGCTGCTGTCTGATTGTTCCTTCTAACAACAAGAtgagaatttatattttatgctcTCTCATCTACAAACACTCTTGTTGCATCCTCTCTCTTGcagggcttttttttttctatgattTTTATAGAAGAAAACTCTTGAGAAGTGAGGACAGTCGAAATATTGAGAGTTACGTGATATAAAAGGGTAGGTTACAAAATTCAAACCTGCAGCATAGAGTTATTAGGGTGCGAAAGTCAACTGGTTTCTGGAGTTATGAGCAAAAGAATGATGGTTTTTGGAGTAGTAGAATGGCATAATTTGGGCAATTAATAGTTTGATACAAACCCAAAGATTAGTTATAGATGAACCCTTGCCCTCAAATATCCTTTTGAGAGATGATGATGGAGTTAAAAGGAACCGATAACACAATTCCCCCCTCCTTTGTTTTATTCCAATTGGACTGTGTACAGAATATACAAAGTTTTGGTTGCATAATTTGCTTATAGCTTTTCAAAGACTAAGGTATTAGTTCTGTTTAGACCCACTGCATTGTAACCATAGACTTATAGTCTTTATGAAAAAAtcttcttgtaaatttatgatcAAACATGGACAAGATCGCAAGGTTCCATTGCATCGATTCTGTTGCCTTAGGTTGCCTTTGGCAATGcgtatattgaaaaaaaaaaacaaaaattctcACTTATCAAAAATAGATAGCGTAAGTTTCTCGATTTGTGCACGCCCTCCTTCTGCATGGGGATTCTCATCTTCTCTATACGATACTAAAGATAGAAATGCTCATTATCTAAAGAAGTTTAAATAAAACCATCATCGTCGATCTATATCTTGGTGGGTGAAAGGGACAAAATATTCACCCTATCAATGTTCTGTTGATGGGAAAGTGTGAACAGGCCAGCCGTCTAGCGAATCTGCCCTTAATTTAATAAGTTGCTTTTTAATTTAATAAGTTGCTTTTAATTAGTAGCCGGAGTAAAAGCTAAAGACCCAGGTGGCCAGGTGCCTATGATGTCCGCACACAAAATTTGACCCCGTCAACATTTAACACATGAAGAGCAAAGAAATCACCATCATTAATTATTTCTATAATTGAAATATCAaagagttttctttttttttaattttcagaaaaaatGAAAGAGATTATTTATTACAAAATGCCAACCATGTCAATAGTCCCAAGAGTCTATCTTGCATGTTTTTTGAGTTTCAATATACACTACTAACTAAAGAAGATCATGCTTGAGTTGTATCTCTTGCAGAAAGAATGATTGGTCTTCTTTTGCAACGTAGACTGTTAGATCATAGGTATAGAATTGAAAGCAATCATTGTACGCTTCCATGGTAGATTCGTTTAAAGAAAGGTGAATCCTTCGTCCATCTCGGAATGGTACAACCGCTGCCCTAGCCCACCTTATACTCCTTTTTGAGGATAAGGGAGGCCATGAGCCACGCAGGTGCTATGCATGTAGTGGAGAGGACAATAAATTTAGTGTAAAGAGGCAAATCCCAGGCAACGGGCGGAGCAGGACTTACTATCTATCAAAGGCTTAAAGGATATGGATGGACCCATATCCCATGTCCAGCCACTCAAAGAGGACAACTTATTTTAATATACAAGCAAAAATCTTGCACTGGGGAACGGTGGAGGCAACCAGTTGAGCTCTTCTACCTACCAGAGAACACAGCAACCTGTAGCCAAGTCCACTTCGTCGTACCAGTGGGGGCCTAATACATGTAGTTCTTTGGATGAGCATGGGATGGGGAGTACCTCATACATTGCCTGAAAGATGAGCCTTTCGACCAGACCAATGACAGTACTTACTGTTGCTGTTTGGTGCCTCGGAAACCTTCTTTGGGACTTCACCCGAAGGAAAGGAAAACCTTCGAGGTCCGTCCGTTAGTTTACATATCACTATATCAGCTACGTACGTACTGTCCATAAGTGAAGGGTGACAAATCAGAAGGGATTGCTTCCGTGAGTTTTCTAGGCTGGACGCATTCCTTTTGTTTTGTAGGCCTGCGGGCATGTGCTGTGGTTGGACTTTGATTCAATGATAGTGGCTttttcactattttttatcATCTACTTTCGGTGGTTCAAAGTTGAATCTGATGGGCTCTTCTATAGTTCTATAACGCTTAGTAAACTAAATTTTGACCCATACCCAGCTATCCACGTAACATATTTATATCATAACCGGCTCCCAAAGTAACATCCactcttttatgatggatgcatggaAAGAATGCCTTCCTAtatttcaaaaagaaagattccctgagaaaaaaaaaatgataaatactTACTTGAGATAATTGATTATCATAATCCACAGCCATCTCAGTGCTTGTTGAAGAGGATGGTTTGTTTATGGCTCTTAACTGATCAAGCAATGGCGACATTACAAAAAGATTGATAACAAGAATTTAAAGGAAACCTTAGTTAGATAAGGAtatcctttttaattttttccctCAAAACAACATTTATGGGTGCTTAGAAGTCCCATAGAGATAGGGTGAATCTGGGACTCATAAGATCTCATCAACTTATAGCAGTGAGACCAAATTTAGCACTACATCAGGGATCAATAATGTAATTCTAGTCTTCTTATTGCCTGCTGGGATGCAAAGGGTTTTGCTAGAAGATAACTGCCGAGTTCTGCACATACGTAGGCATTAGCATTCATGGAATTTCGGTATAGTTGTATGTTGATCATAGACTTGCTTGGGGATGAGGTAGGGCTTGGACTTGCTACGAATCCTGACTGCTATACATGAAGAAATTATAGCCTACACCTCATGCACTTTCTGGCCGTGCATGCAGCCAATTATAGCCACCCATTTCTGTAGATGGGCAACTGATGATAGTGAGAAAATCAACAAACTATAGTAACTTGATCGATAAAGTCTATAGCTATTCAATGTTTCCgcaaatatatatgtatttcaATTGACATGTTCATATCCAAACAGCGGGTGTGTATATATCTTTGTGATTGAACATTATCTCTAACAAGGATTTTAGGTTGTCATAGGCCATGCCTGAGCATGTTGTTCAATCGAATAATCTAACAAGAAATCCATCCCAATCATACTGGGTTTCAGGCTGTAAGATATCTTTATAAATCTCCATTTTAATAATACCACCTCTGCATCTCATCTCTCTTTTTAGCAAATATATAGAgtttattatcataaaaaagaGTACCAATATCACTGTCATTTTAGTAGAGTTGATTATGGGCTGAGCCTTGG
This is a stretch of genomic DNA from Phoenix dactylifera cultivar Barhee BC4 chromosome 9, palm_55x_up_171113_PBpolish2nd_filt_p, whole genome shotgun sequence. It encodes these proteins:
- the LOC103699055 gene encoding transcription factor bHLH149-like; its protein translation is MEAAKLISVSLIITSSSLPPLPPAMISSSSPSSSSASGSRKKPRPGPTPQPQTKWRTGAQERIYGRRLLDALRSARVSAAAGGARAVKEAADSALALTARGQSRWSRAILFGRCRRRKLLLKAGGKVRSRRQPRPVRKAASPAPPPPALKGKKVRDRFRVLARLVPGCRKLSAPSLLEETADYVAALEMQVKAMRVLADALSAAALSSPRPPPATPEPEN